The following coding sequences are from one Prionailurus viverrinus isolate Anna chromosome D2, UM_Priviv_1.0, whole genome shotgun sequence window:
- the LOC125147891 gene encoding cytochrome P450 2E1-like isoform X2 yields the protein MDSRGTPRAEPPRAFSQVSSDPKVTMAALGITVALLVWMATLMLISVWKQIYSSWKLPPGPFPLPIIGNLLQLDFKNVPKSFTKLAERYGPVFTLYLGSQRTVVLHGYKAVKEVLLDYKNEFSGRGEIYAFEAHKDKGITFNNGPSWKDTRRLSLSILRDYGMGKRANEEQIQREVPFLLEAFRGTQGQPFDPTFVLGYAPCNVISDILFRKRFDYTDKTGLRIQKLFNENFHLLSTNWLQLYNIFPSYMRYLPGNHRKVIKNVYEIKSYTAARVKEHEESLDPNCPRDFTDSLLLEMRKERYTKEPWFTFDNIAATVADLFFAGTETTSTTLRYGLLILMKYPEIEEKLHEEIDRVIGPSRIPAIKDRLEMPYMDAVVHEIQRFIDLLPSNLPHEAIQDTMFRGYVIPKGTVVVPTLDSLLFDNQEFPDPDKFMPEHFLNESGKFKYSDYFKVFSAGKRVCVGEGLARMELFLFLSAILQHFNLKPLVDPKDIDLSPSTIGFAKIPPRYKLCVIPRSGV from the exons AGCATTCTCACAAGTCAGTAGTGACCCCAAAGTCACCATGGCTGCCCTGGGCATCACAGTTGCCCTGTTGGTGTGGATGGCCACCCTCATGCTTATCTCTGTCTGGAAGCAGATCTACAGCAGCTGGAAACTACCTCCTGGCCCTTTCCCACTGCCCATTATTGGGAATCTTCTCCAGTTGGATTTCAAGAATGTTCCCAAATCTTTCACCAAG TTGGCAGAGCGGTATGGGCCTGTGTTCACCTTGTACCTGGGCTCCCAGCGCACCGTGGTTCTGCATGGCTATAAGGCAGTGAAGGAAGTCCTGCTCGACTACAAGAATGAATTTTCTGGCAGAGGAGAAATCTATGCGTTTGAGGCACACAAGGATAAAG gaATCACATTCAACAATGGCCCGAGCTGGAAGGACACCCGGCGCCTGTCTCTGAGCATCCTCCGGGACTATGGCATGGGGAAGCGCGCCAATGAGGAGCAGATCCAGAGGGAGGTGCCCTTCCTGCTGGAGGCTTTCAGGGGGACCCAGG GGCAGCCCTTCGACCCCACCTTTGTTCTGGGCTACGCCCCCTGCAACGTCATCTCGGACATCCTCTTCCGAAAGCGCTTTGACTACACGGACAAAACCGGGCTGAGGATACAGAAGCTGTTCAATGAGAACTTCCACCTGCTCAGCACCAACTGGCTCCAA ttataTAACATTTTCCCAAGCTATATGCGCTACCTGCCTGGAAACCatagaaaagtaataaaaaatgtgtatgaaataaaaagttacacTGCAGCAAGAGTGAAGGAGCACGAGGAGTCGCTGGACCCCAACTGCCCCCGGGACTTCACCGACAGCCTGCTCCTGGAGATGCGGAAG GAAAGATACACCAAAGAGCCTTGGTTCACCTTTGACAACATTGCTGCCACTGTAGCTGACCTGTTTTTTGCGGGTACAGAGACCACCAGCACCACTCTGAGATATGGGCTCCTGATTCTCATGAAATACCCAGAGATTGAAG AGAAACTGCATGAAGAAATCGACAGGGTGATTGGGCCAAGCCGAATCCCTGCCATCAAGGACCGGTTAGAGATGCCTTATATGGATGCCGTGGTGCATGAGATTCAGCGATTCATCGACCTCTTGCCCTCCAACCTGCCCCATGAAGCAATCCAGGACACAATGTTCAGAGGATACGTCATCCCCAAG GGTACGGTCGTGGTCCCAACGCTGGACTCCCTCTTGTTTGACAACCAGGAGTTCCCTGATCCAGACAAGTTTATGCCAGAGCACTTTCTGAATGAAAGTGGAAAGTTCAAATATAGTGATTATTTCAAGGTATTTTCTGCAG GAAAGCGGGTGTGTGTTGGAGAAGGCCTGGCTCGCATGGAGTTATTCCTGTTCTTGTCCGCCATTTTGCAGCACTTTAACCTGAAGCCTCTCGTTGACCCCAAGGATATCGATCTCAGTCCCAGCACAATTGGGTTTGCCAAAATCCCACCCCGTTACAAGCTCTGTGTCATTCCCCGTTCGGGTGTGTGA
- the LOC125147891 gene encoding cytochrome P450 2E1-like isoform X3 has product MAALGITVALLVWMATLMLISVWKQIYSSWKLPPGPFPLPIIGNLLQLDFKNVPKSFTKLAERYGPVFTLYLGSQRTVVLHGYKAVKEVLLDYKNEFSGRGEIYAFEAHKDKGITFNNGPSWKDTRRLSLSILRDYGMGKRANEEQIQREVPFLLEAFRGTQGQPFDPTFVLGYAPCNVISDILFRKRFDYTDKTGLRIQKLFNENFHLLSTNWLQLYNIFPSYMRYLPGNHRKVIKNVYEIKSYTAARVKEHEESLDPNCPRDFTDSLLLEMRKERYTKEPWFTFDNIAATVADLFFAGTETTSTTLRYGLLILMKYPEIEEKLHEEIDRVIGPSRIPAIKDRLEMPYMDAVVHEIQRFIDLLPSNLPHEAIQDTMFRGYVIPKGTVVVPTLDSLLFDNQEFPDPDKFMPEHFLNESGKFKYSDYFKVFSAGKRVCVGEGLARMELFLFLSAILQHFNLKPLVDPKDIDLSPSTIGFAKIPPRYKLCVIPRSGV; this is encoded by the exons ATGGCTGCCCTGGGCATCACAGTTGCCCTGTTGGTGTGGATGGCCACCCTCATGCTTATCTCTGTCTGGAAGCAGATCTACAGCAGCTGGAAACTACCTCCTGGCCCTTTCCCACTGCCCATTATTGGGAATCTTCTCCAGTTGGATTTCAAGAATGTTCCCAAATCTTTCACCAAG TTGGCAGAGCGGTATGGGCCTGTGTTCACCTTGTACCTGGGCTCCCAGCGCACCGTGGTTCTGCATGGCTATAAGGCAGTGAAGGAAGTCCTGCTCGACTACAAGAATGAATTTTCTGGCAGAGGAGAAATCTATGCGTTTGAGGCACACAAGGATAAAG gaATCACATTCAACAATGGCCCGAGCTGGAAGGACACCCGGCGCCTGTCTCTGAGCATCCTCCGGGACTATGGCATGGGGAAGCGCGCCAATGAGGAGCAGATCCAGAGGGAGGTGCCCTTCCTGCTGGAGGCTTTCAGGGGGACCCAGG GGCAGCCCTTCGACCCCACCTTTGTTCTGGGCTACGCCCCCTGCAACGTCATCTCGGACATCCTCTTCCGAAAGCGCTTTGACTACACGGACAAAACCGGGCTGAGGATACAGAAGCTGTTCAATGAGAACTTCCACCTGCTCAGCACCAACTGGCTCCAA ttataTAACATTTTCCCAAGCTATATGCGCTACCTGCCTGGAAACCatagaaaagtaataaaaaatgtgtatgaaataaaaagttacacTGCAGCAAGAGTGAAGGAGCACGAGGAGTCGCTGGACCCCAACTGCCCCCGGGACTTCACCGACAGCCTGCTCCTGGAGATGCGGAAG GAAAGATACACCAAAGAGCCTTGGTTCACCTTTGACAACATTGCTGCCACTGTAGCTGACCTGTTTTTTGCGGGTACAGAGACCACCAGCACCACTCTGAGATATGGGCTCCTGATTCTCATGAAATACCCAGAGATTGAAG AGAAACTGCATGAAGAAATCGACAGGGTGATTGGGCCAAGCCGAATCCCTGCCATCAAGGACCGGTTAGAGATGCCTTATATGGATGCCGTGGTGCATGAGATTCAGCGATTCATCGACCTCTTGCCCTCCAACCTGCCCCATGAAGCAATCCAGGACACAATGTTCAGAGGATACGTCATCCCCAAG GGTACGGTCGTGGTCCCAACGCTGGACTCCCTCTTGTTTGACAACCAGGAGTTCCCTGATCCAGACAAGTTTATGCCAGAGCACTTTCTGAATGAAAGTGGAAAGTTCAAATATAGTGATTATTTCAAGGTATTTTCTGCAG GAAAGCGGGTGTGTGTTGGAGAAGGCCTGGCTCGCATGGAGTTATTCCTGTTCTTGTCCGCCATTTTGCAGCACTTTAACCTGAAGCCTCTCGTTGACCCCAAGGATATCGATCTCAGTCCCAGCACAATTGGGTTTGCCAAAATCCCACCCCGTTACAAGCTCTGTGTCATTCCCCGTTCGGGTGTGTGA